gaaaaaggaTTTAAACCTTCAAAAAGAGGTATCGGATTTTCATTTGGTCCAGATATTACTgaaaactttttaaaaaataataatttatctcTTATTATTCGATCTCATGAAGTAAGAGATGAAGGATACTCACTAGAACAGAATGGGCAACTATATACCGTTTTTAGTGCACCAAATTATTGTGAcgttatgaaaaataaaggtggatttttaaaatttaaaggaAATGCAACGACACCTGAATGTGTAAAATTTACAGAAGTTAAACATCCAAATGTTCCATCTCTTAAATATGctcataatttatatcaaaatatttaactaACCATTTTAAGgtgaataaaataaaaaaactcAAAAGCTGGAATAAAATTTAcgtaaaaaaatgtgaaattTGAATACAGCTATGAgtcaaattatttttcttttttgtatttatgtaccaaaattaaaaaaatatttgcaaacataatttttaatgtaaccatataaatatatattcattttttatgctcATGTATTTACAACGATGTAAAGCAGTTATTCATTTCACGCAGTGTGCATgtgaaattttttaaattaaacattacacaattaaaaattaaaacaaatgaaatttATAACTTATTTATACCTGCCTATAAGCTTCCGCTTTTtttgcatacatatatgtatacaatatttctatataataACTGGCTTGTTCATTTGCACCGTTCCCTACTCAATGGGCATGAAAAAAGCGGCTGTTCCCAATAGGGTAGTATATtgtagaaatattttattttttagattttgtaaatttgtTAAGGTTTAAAAAGGTAAAACAGTAAGGGTGAAAAAAGTAtcgaatataataaatttgaaaaaaataaaatttaaattaaattttcatacattttaaaaacaattttttttcaaaaatgtgCATGCACAGGGTGgcaaaaattgttaaagCAATGGCTtgtgatataaataatacaaaaaaaaataactaaGTAATAAAACCTATTCAAAGGGTggcaaaaaaaatcacaTGTATGTGCATATGCAAATGGGAGTATATACTATATTGTACAGAAATACTCTCCGTTTTAATTTGggaaacaaaatatgaatcAATAAAACGAAAGGTAGTTAAGACTCGGctaagtaaaaaaataaagcaaaaaaataatctgaaaaacaaatgaaaactCAAAATGTGCTTTTATGGTAGTGGCACTAACGAATTCGAATATTCTCTTCTATTGTTTGTCTTGCTGAATAACTTTATCAGATATATCTAAATCAGGGGAACctataaaatttgaatctctagcattttttgttgtttcatcattgtttcttttttcagCTGATCGAAGATCTAATGTTTTATCTTGAGCCATAAAATTTGGAGgattatcatatatttgtcGTAATTTTACTTCTTTTTCGATCCATTTAATACTTATTTGTTCATAGGGAGAACATATAACAGCATCATTTGTATATTCCCCTGTTCCTAAAAATATACGTGACTTcaaattttcaattttaacacaatcacttttattttcttgttTTTTATCTGCATCTTTGTTTCCAAAAAACCAATGATCCTTTTTAGGATGTAAAGGAGGtttgttattataaattttacaaaGATCATCTGCATCGAATAATGAGGATCTATCATTTTCGAGAGTACCTCTACAATGATATAACCACAATGTATGAACCTTTTCTATATgattataatttgattgtttagatttaattaaattatctGTACAATTTTTAGCAGCAATAATATGGGTAACACCTGGATCATCATAGTTAGAATAAATTTTAGCTCCCAACTCTAATGCGATTTCTTTTTGTCTTTCTTCACAATCGGATGAAAGAAcgttttgtaaattttttgaattttttctaaatccTGTGAAATATAATCCTACATCTGATAAAGTACTAAGCATAATATtatctataatttttcctACATCTACATTTAATGGGTTTTCAAAAAACTGtttatgaatttttaaaaaaattttaatcaTATAATGTAGATGCATATCCATATCTACAaatctttttttacatgTATTAGGTTCTTTAAAATGGGAAataatatcatatttacttagttcaaaaaaattataatgttCTGCTCTTAAGATGTGAGAATCTGGGATATCATACCAAACATCTTTTCTGTCATCAAATgctattacatattttggATCAACATttggatatattttttcaaagtgtttattttcatctctATCTACACTACTACATCTAGCAACTATACGATCTGCAAAAATGGTTCTATCGGGATCTAAAATTGCGATAACTACATCTGCATATTCTCTTGTTGCATtagtatatatagataattcataatataatgacaatatttctaaaaattGACGAACATAAGGTcgaaattttaaataataaaaaaaattataataaggtaaaaaaaatttatataattcaggttcatcattttctcctataaaattttctaaaGGTAATTccatattaaatttagCAAATGAAGTAGCTTGTAATAATGTATTATCTAAATCTAACATTAAAATTAGTTTTCCATCTTTTAAAGATGAATGATATGTTTTTCCTTTCTTATGAAgtattgtttttaatatatggggtgacattatttttatttcatgtaaatcgtaaatattattatatttttcaggTGGATATGGCATATAAGaagttataaataaatccTCTATTGGTATATCATTAATTGGTTCCGtaattttgtttgtttcattttcttgAATATAATTCGAAGAAATTCCATTATTCAAATTCGATCCATTTTGTGTTTCTACTAAGTTGAttgaatttatttcttcctTTCCATATGCATCAAATTCTGTTTGCCCATCTATAAAagaatcattttttttttctgaactATATCTAGCTAAATGTGAACCCGATAAATTATCACTTCCTAATATGCcttgatttttattatcctCAAAATATGgcatgttattattatcaattgTATTTATTGCATCTTGCCCAAATTCTCCTGTCTgcccatttttataattatattttccaaaCTGAGAATATAgccttttcattttttcagATATAGTTTGATCATTTTGAGAGTACTGTGAATTTATTTGtgaaaaatttgaattattattttttctgttATCACTGTTCATATCTTCGgaatcattttcttcatccGTTATTTCGGAAACTTCACTTAGCCATTCTATGTAACtcaaaaattttgaatcaTCTTTATTCCCTTCAATATTAGAACCGGTATTATTTCGTTTTTTGTTGGTTGTGCTTCCTTCAAGATgactttttaaaattttcacattttcataattaaaGGCTTGTGCTAATAAATTAAGATCATCGTAATTAGAGGAACTAGATATTCCTTCTATTCCTTGACCTCCATTTATTTCACGAGCCAAATTATTTCCATAATCATTTGATGTGTTAGATGTAGAATTGTGTGTTCTTATATCGTTAGGtatgtttaaattttctttatttttaattttcaaatttttatatgccattttatttttagcttttccatatgtattatttattttatcattattatgtttttgaaaatttacattcgaatttaaatatttatttattgaaaatgtcatattattaaacatttttttattaccaaaattgtttaaatgCTTTAAatttctattattatttaattgcCTTTTATTAAGTTCGTTAGtcattttgttattttcgGCATTCGTATTTATGACGTTTGAAAAGTTTTGATCCTCCTCgttttcttcattattatttatggcATCTACATTTGcagaattattattgtacCTCTTTAATGGATCATTAACTGTTgtgttataaaattttttctgtttatttttaaaattttgatttcccatttcaaatttattagTTCTTCGTTTTCTTTGAgccatattattattaccatTGTTAGTACCTAGCCTTGCATTAAATGGAATTCCATTTTTgtcatttaaattttcatcatttgtCCAACTTTCTGAATCAGGGTTATATCCCATATTAgcataattatattcatttgcTTGTTCATTAGTtgaattttctatattataattattatttatttgatctGAAAATTTGTCATTATTTGATATGCCACTGTTGTTCATGTTCGTATTTCTATCTTGTTTGATGTCCCTTCTATTATCTGCATTCCctttgtttataaatttttttgaattattggCTCCTTGTTTTATGCCTgctttaatatataaatgatttttatttaacaaaaactttttattacttatactcaaattattataattaaaattatatctttttccaaaatttgtattatttgatCCTCTACCAccattatttgaattagtattatttattcctatatttacattttcgttacttttcatattattattaccacTGTCTAGCAAACCCGTATTTAGGTTTGTTTCTTTATACGTTTCGCTTTCATCCATTTTGCCACAACGTACGTAAACATAACATACAAGTCtgctttttatataaaagagGAATGGTATTTGTCGAAACAGGTGCACACATATAAGTATGTATGTACGTATGTGTATATACTATAGCTACGAACAAGATGACGTCAAATTAAGTTAacttattaataaaaaataaatgaaaagtattattttaattattatatatctgtttttttaattaattatattctttCTATTTGGTGCTACACgaattctatatattttcctgaactaataattttcttattCCTACTCTTATAAATTTAGAATGGCGAATAAGTGCAAAATCATAGTTCGTACTTTATGGCAGCGCCAATGTATTACTACTGTATGCACTATTACTATCGTTGTATATCACTTTTAATTCTCGTTGTGCTACTCTCTTTAAAAGTTGTCTTAAATTGTCTACACCCTGATTAGTCAAGCACTTTCAAATGCGtatagttttatttttttctattttataaatctctttaattatatattatctaaAATGGTGTTACACAATTTGGCATATGCAAAATATTCGTTAAACCATGAATAGACACAAAGTATGCTCAATTACCAGTATAAATTATTCTTATAATTCGGAAAATGAACAACCACAATGtccttattttttctctttatataaacaGTAGCAGTACATAATTGTGTAATAAACTGGATATTCTATATACTCATGCAATGGACTCAAAATGTGTAAGTATGTACATGCGTTGGTGCAATATGATAAGTATAAAGCTCGAAtagtatatacaaatttatgtAGCAcatttacaatatatatacatatggtggtggaaattaaaaaaattttaatttgtttcgTGGGTGCACATATaggtataaatatacaaactacaaaaatatattttaattaaattaatattttttaaatataattgtaataagattttaataaaatttatgtataacaatctaaatatttacaagTATGTCTACAAACAACTAGCAAAATATATGGATGTATGCATATGGAATATGGTtactttaaattttatttaaataaatacagaaaaattaaatatacaattttgtaattatatattaggaagaaaataaaatataaattatcttCTACAATATATTTGCTGGTATAAATAACTATGTAG
This genomic interval from Plasmodium chabaudi chabaudi strain AS genome assembly, chromosome: 11 contains the following:
- a CDS encoding NLI interacting factor-like phosphatase, putative, which codes for MDESETYKETNLNTGLLDSGNNNMKSNENVNIGINNTNSNNGGRGSNNTNFGKRYNFNYNNLSISNKKFLLNKNHLYIKAGIKQGANNSKKFINKGNADNRRDIKQDRNTNMNNSGISNNDKFSDQINNNYNIENSTNEQANEYNYANMGYNPDSESWTNDENLNDKNGIPFNARLGTNNGNNNMAQRKRRTNKFEMGNQNFKNKQKKFYNTTVNDPLKRYNNNSANVDAINNNEENEEDQNFSNVINTNAENNKMTNELNKRQLNNNRNLKHLNNFGNKKMFNNMTFSINKYLNSNVNFQKHNNDKINNTYGKAKNKMAYKNLKIKNKENLNIPNDIRTHNSTSNTSNDYGNNLAREINGGQGIEGISSSSNYDDLNLLAQAFNYENVKILKSHLEGSTTNKKRNNTGSNIEGNKDDSKFLSYIEWLSEVSEITDEENDSEDMNSDNRKNNNSNFSQINSQYSQNDQTISEKMKRLYSQFGKYNYKNGQTGEFGQDAINTIDNNNMPYFEDNKNQGILGSDNLSGSHLARYSSEKKNDSFIDGQTEFDAYGKEEINSINLVETQNGSNLNNGISSNYIQENETNKITEPINDIPIEDLFITSYMPYPPEKYNNIYDLHEIKIMSPHILKTILHKKGKTYHSSLKDGKLILMLDLDNTLLQATSFAKFNMELPLENFIGENDEPELYKFFLPYYNFFYYLKFRPYVRQFLEILSLYYELSIYTNATREYADVVIAILDPDRTIFADRIVARCSSVDRDENKHFEKIYPNVDPKYVIAFDDRKDVWYDIPDSHILRAEHYNFFELSKYDIISHFKEPNTCKKRFVDMDMHLHYMIKIFLKIHKQFFENPLNVDVGKIIDNIMLSTLSDVGLYFTGFRKNSKNLQNVLSSDCEERQKEIALELGAKIYSNYDDPGVTHIIAAKNCTDNLIKSKQSNYNHIEKVHTLWLYHCRGTLENDRSSLFDADDLCKIYNNKPPLHPKKDHWFFGNKDADKKQENKSDCVKIENLKSRIFLGTGEYTNDAVICSPYEQISIKWIEKEVKLRQIYDNPPNFMAQDKTLDLRSAEKRNNDETTKNARDSNFIGSPDLDISDKVIQQDKQ